In Leptospira perdikensis, a single genomic region encodes these proteins:
- a CDS encoding glycosyltransferase family 2 protein, with protein sequence MPLPLSCAIITLNEEDNISRTLVALSFIEDIVVIDSGSTDKTVEIAKSLGARVFFRKFDNYADQKNYAIEQTKFDWVLAIDADEVVSIGLQTEISNLFTKDKLQSVGYLVPRLTYYLGKWIRFGGYYPNYQIRLFKKTAGEFSGGLVHERVKLTGKPIKLKNPLYHYSYKNISDHLQFIDRYSSLFAEEEFRKGKTSSVFWAFLKACFKGFYMYWIRLGILDGKQGFVLALLGFYYNFLKYLKLYEKSKSISSFFVMVDSVHDVKSGKSTKEDSNQIHVG encoded by the coding sequence ATGCCTCTTCCTTTATCCTGTGCCATCATTACCCTCAACGAAGAGGATAATATTTCTCGCACGCTTGTTGCCCTTTCTTTTATAGAAGATATCGTTGTGATCGATTCTGGTTCGACAGACAAAACAGTTGAGATTGCTAAATCCTTAGGTGCACGCGTTTTTTTTCGTAAGTTCGACAACTATGCAGATCAAAAAAACTACGCCATTGAACAGACCAAGTTTGACTGGGTTCTTGCGATTGATGCCGACGAAGTTGTATCGATCGGTCTACAAACTGAAATTTCAAATTTATTTACCAAAGACAAATTACAATCCGTAGGGTATCTTGTTCCACGTTTGACTTATTATTTAGGTAAGTGGATTCGATTTGGTGGATACTATCCTAACTACCAAATCCGTTTGTTTAAAAAAACTGCAGGAGAATTTAGCGGTGGTTTGGTGCACGAAAGAGTTAAACTTACAGGAAAACCAATCAAACTAAAAAATCCACTTTATCATTATTCTTATAAAAACATATCTGATCATTTACAATTCATTGATCGTTATTCTAGTTTGTTTGCTGAGGAAGAATTCAGAAAAGGAAAAACTAGTTCTGTTTTCTGGGCTTTTTTAAAAGCGTGTTTTAAAGGATTTTATATGTATTGGATCCGGTTGGGAATCCTAGATGGGAAACAAGGGTTTGTTCTCGCCCTTCTAGGCTTTTATTATAATTTTCTTAAGTATCTAAAGTTATATGAAAAATCGAAATCAATCTCTTCTTTCTTTGTTATGGTTGATTCGGTTCATGATGTAAAGAGCGGTAAATCCACCAAGGAAGATAGCAACCAAATTCACGTTGGATAG
- a CDS encoding tRNA (cytidine(34)-2'-O)-methyltransferase, with the protein MEIALFRPEIPPNTGNIARLCVNVGVPLSIVGEPSFDLSEKAVRRAGLDYWKDLDLRRFADFEEFRTQKEAEGSRIFLVSKFGTRVYWDVNFQAKDVFLFGRETSGLPEEIHKSCPPEQIISLPMAEVSRSINLSNAVAIVLYEALRQEKTRTNPKG; encoded by the coding sequence TTGGAGATCGCACTTTTTAGACCAGAAATACCACCTAACACAGGTAATATCGCTAGGCTTTGTGTGAATGTCGGTGTCCCTCTTTCCATTGTGGGGGAGCCGTCGTTTGACCTTTCCGAAAAGGCCGTCCGGCGTGCTGGCCTTGACTATTGGAAGGATTTGGACCTAAGGCGATTTGCTGACTTTGAAGAGTTCCGAACCCAAAAAGAGGCCGAAGGGAGCCGAATTTTCCTAGTTTCTAAGTTTGGAACTCGGGTGTACTGGGATGTCAATTTCCAGGCGAAAGATGTTTTTCTTTTTGGAAGGGAAACATCGGGTCTTCCTGAAGAAATTCATAAGTCCTGCCCCCCGGAGCAGATTATTTCCTTACCTATGGCAGAGGTGAGTCGTTCCATCAATCTTTCCAACGCTGTGGCCATTGTGCTTTATGAAGCACTGCGCCAAGAAAAAACACGGACTAATCCCAAAGGATAA
- a CDS encoding ATP-binding protein, producing MPFPLSRTELEKEVKTLFSNGLSGNVNDFHSWVFMETQRKFKDNPNTTLDVMTALLEDLIKDQIITTNPIDPREYLLPDTSPIVRKMGTTEQFVILGALSYNPMQYVRARLDYFLKRNGIAEELRMDLCIATVEAVENAAKYGDGGGVEVIFKIDKNKIFTIEMINTVKDFNLEDDIQRGKFSSTATLMRGMMVMQKLFDSVDLEISDNRKQAILKATRKLT from the coding sequence ATGCCGTTCCCTCTCTCCAGAACTGAGTTAGAGAAAGAAGTGAAGACTTTGTTCTCCAATGGCCTCTCGGGGAATGTGAACGATTTTCACTCTTGGGTGTTTATGGAAACTCAGAGGAAATTCAAGGACAATCCCAATACCACTTTGGATGTAATGACGGCACTCCTTGAAGATTTAATCAAAGATCAAATCATCACAACAAACCCGATCGACCCCAGAGAGTATTTACTTCCAGATACGTCCCCTATCGTTCGTAAGATGGGTACAACAGAGCAGTTTGTCATTCTTGGTGCCCTTTCTTACAATCCGATGCAATATGTTCGAGCAAGGCTTGATTATTTTCTAAAACGAAATGGAATTGCTGAAGAGTTACGAATGGATCTTTGTATTGCTACTGTAGAAGCAGTTGAAAACGCAGCAAAGTATGGTGACGGTGGTGGTGTGGAAGTGATTTTTAAAATCGATAAAAACAAAATCTTCACCATCGAAATGATCAACACTGTAAAAGACTTTAACCTAGAAGATGATATTCAGAGAGGTAAGTTTTCTTCCACAGCAACACTCATGCGTGGTATGATGGTCATGCAAAAACTTTTCGATTCGGTAGATTTAGAAATCAGCGACAATCGAAAACAAGCTATACTGAAAGCAACTCGTAAACTAACATAG
- a CDS encoding histidine kinase, with product MEKISGMGKETSEISDHIKLHIENGKILSLKTHRVSKSVEEHIKEAVGLILDRLTYPTLVPTLYTIIKELAINACKANQKRVFFEERGYSMLNPSQYARGVREYREMFSEEMSNEFGMKAKKKGYYCLINFKFTDDGITIEVINNTPIAKEEEKAIRERLEKGMVYDDIAQFYMDNADTTEGAGLGLALILIMLKGEGIDPNFFRIIIGEDSTIARLEIPLSDKFISVRDPNQI from the coding sequence ATGGAAAAGATTTCGGGTATGGGAAAGGAAACAAGCGAGATTTCTGATCACATCAAATTACACATCGAAAATGGGAAAATTCTCTCGCTAAAGACTCACCGGGTCTCCAAATCCGTTGAGGAACACATCAAGGAAGCCGTAGGTCTGATCCTGGATCGCCTTACCTATCCCACTCTTGTCCCTACTCTTTACACCATCATCAAAGAACTGGCGATCAATGCCTGCAAGGCCAACCAAAAACGTGTCTTTTTTGAAGAACGCGGATACAGTATGTTAAACCCTTCACAGTATGCAAGGGGAGTCAGAGAGTATCGTGAAATGTTCTCAGAAGAGATGTCGAACGAATTTGGAATGAAAGCCAAAAAGAAAGGATACTATTGTTTAATTAACTTTAAATTCACTGACGATGGAATCACTATCGAAGTCATCAACAACACACCCATTGCCAAAGAAGAAGAAAAAGCAATCCGAGAACGATTGGAGAAAGGAATGGTGTATGACGACATCGCTCAGTTCTACATGGACAACGCAGATACCACAGAAGGTGCTGGTCTTGGTCTTGCTCTCATTCTCATTATGCTCAAAGGGGAAGGTATTGATCCCAATTTCTTTCGTATCATCATCGGAGAAGATTCTACCATTGCTCGGTTGGAAATTCCCCTCTCTGATAAATTCATCTCTGTCCGCGACCCCAACCAAATTTAA
- the uvrB gene encoding excinuclease ABC subunit UvrB, translating into MANFKMVSPFKAAGDQVEAIENIAKSFGEGKNKITLVGVTGSGKTFTMAEVITRVKKPTLILSHNKTLAAQLFREFKEFFPENAVEYFVSYYDYYQPEAYVPSSDTFIEKDMSMNEEIDKLRLRATSSLLERDDVIIVSSVSCIYGLGSPEDYMNSVVMLKIGDKIDRDQIIRKFLHIQYARNDIDFSRGNFRVRGDTIEIMPSYQEEGIRIELFGDEIDGLSKIDPLTGKVKTKLDRVVVYPAKHFITSGPKIKDAIEKIKTEMAEQKDKFLKQGKHLEAERIESRTNYDMEMLVELGYCSGIENYSRHLTGRQEGERPACLLDYFPNLDFLLIIDESHVTLPQIGGMYAGDRSRKLTLVDFGFRLPSALDNRPLNFQEFETLTPMTLYVSATPDQNEIDKSEAVIEQIIRPTGLLDPVVEVRPTTNQIEDLLNEIRLRIEKKERILITTLTKKMSEDLTDYYKEVGLKIAYLHSEIDTIERTEIIRDLRKGVYDCIVGINLLREGLDIPEVSLVAILDADKEGFLRNYKSLIQTIGRAARNVNGKAILYADRMTDSIKKAISETERRRLIQEAHNTKMGITPQSIIKEIHDILPREMAEEDSKEEALKEMEKEFTLKKYKTKDKLRDALKREMLRFASDLDFEKAAMFRDKMLALGPDKIES; encoded by the coding sequence ATGGCAAATTTCAAAATGGTTTCTCCTTTTAAGGCTGCCGGAGACCAGGTCGAAGCAATTGAAAATATTGCAAAGTCCTTCGGCGAGGGTAAAAATAAAATCACACTAGTTGGTGTGACGGGTTCAGGAAAGACCTTTACCATGGCAGAGGTCATCACTCGTGTCAAAAAACCAACACTTATCCTTTCGCATAACAAAACACTCGCAGCACAACTCTTTCGAGAGTTTAAAGAATTTTTTCCAGAAAATGCTGTAGAATATTTCGTTTCTTATTACGATTATTACCAACCAGAGGCATACGTACCTTCTTCAGATACATTCATTGAAAAAGATATGTCAATGAATGAGGAAATCGACAAACTTAGGTTACGTGCCACTTCGAGTTTACTTGAACGGGATGATGTAATTATTGTCAGTTCTGTCTCTTGTATTTATGGTTTAGGATCACCTGAAGATTATATGAACTCAGTGGTGATGTTAAAAATCGGTGATAAAATCGATCGGGATCAAATCATTCGTAAATTTTTACACATCCAATACGCTAGAAATGACATCGATTTTAGTCGGGGAAATTTTCGTGTTCGTGGTGATACCATTGAGATTATGCCTTCTTACCAAGAAGAAGGAATTCGTATCGAACTCTTTGGGGATGAAATTGATGGTTTATCAAAAATTGATCCACTGACAGGTAAGGTAAAAACCAAGTTAGATCGGGTGGTTGTATATCCTGCGAAACACTTCATTACCTCGGGCCCCAAGATCAAAGATGCCATTGAAAAAATCAAAACAGAAATGGCGGAACAAAAAGATAAATTCCTCAAACAAGGAAAACATTTAGAAGCAGAACGGATTGAGTCCAGAACCAATTATGATATGGAAATGCTTGTGGAACTTGGGTATTGTAGTGGGATTGAAAACTATTCTCGCCACCTAACAGGAAGGCAGGAAGGAGAAAGGCCTGCTTGTTTACTGGATTATTTTCCAAACTTGGATTTTTTACTCATCATTGATGAATCCCATGTAACCTTACCGCAAATTGGTGGTATGTATGCTGGAGATAGATCTAGGAAATTAACCTTAGTTGATTTTGGATTTCGCCTTCCCAGTGCCCTCGATAACCGACCTTTGAATTTTCAGGAATTCGAAACTCTCACACCTATGACCTTGTATGTTTCGGCAACACCTGATCAAAATGAAATTGATAAAAGTGAAGCGGTCATTGAACAAATCATTCGTCCTACGGGATTACTTGATCCAGTTGTGGAAGTTCGCCCGACTACAAACCAAATTGAAGATTTATTAAACGAAATTCGTTTACGTATTGAAAAAAAGGAAAGGATACTCATCACCACCCTTACTAAAAAGATGTCAGAAGATTTAACCGACTATTATAAAGAGGTCGGTTTAAAAATTGCGTATCTCCATTCGGAAATTGATACCATCGAACGAACGGAAATCATTAGAGATTTACGTAAAGGTGTCTATGACTGTATTGTTGGTATCAATTTGCTTAGGGAAGGATTGGATATCCCTGAGGTTTCTCTTGTTGCTATTTTGGATGCGGACAAGGAAGGGTTCCTTCGTAATTATAAGTCTCTCATTCAGACCATTGGGCGTGCTGCAAGAAACGTAAATGGTAAAGCCATTCTCTATGCAGACAGAATGACGGATTCGATTAAAAAAGCAATCAGCGAAACGGAACGTCGCCGTCTAATTCAAGAAGCCCACAACACTAAGATGGGAATCACTCCGCAAAGTATCATTAAGGAAATTCATGACATTCTACCGCGAGAAATGGCGGAAGAAGACAGTAAGGAAGAAGCTCTCAAGGAAATGGAAAAAGAATTTACTTTGAAGAAATATAAAACCAAAGACAAGTTACGCGATGCTTTGAAACGAGAAATGTTACGTTTTGCATCGGACTTGGATTTTGAAAAGGCTGCTATGTTTCGTGATAAAATGTTAGCACTTGGGCCTGATAAGATAGAATCATAA
- a CDS encoding S1 RNA-binding domain-containing protein, translating to MKGPSSEFDRLLEESFKKRQSIEPGSRHEAKVTAVKNDYVFIRTVENKITGNISIEEWREEVSPKVGDSLVVYFLKENSGDFYFTTCLSGDNLTEEHMEMATQYEIPVLGQMLVEANGGWDVKLGSFSAFVPFSQLDVSLKGKNIAGKRIKFVISEIGKKQNKIVLSQKKIADKERETKKQLLRDELKVGIFVSCTVKSIHKFGLIVDMDGFDALVPQSEATYKKNADLTTEFRVGETLRAKILTLDWSTNKISLSVKDFLSDPWSGKLPFKESDIITGTLESIKPFGLFVRLGDDFSGLVPNKETGVPSRTPLNTVFNPGQKLEVFVLEINPEKRQIALSISKANEAKDRMEYQEYMSKEEAPGAVSSFGLALQKSLEKKNKK from the coding sequence ATGAAAGGCCCATCCTCAGAATTTGACCGTTTATTAGAAGAAAGTTTTAAAAAAAGACAATCCATCGAACCTGGCTCACGTCATGAAGCCAAAGTAACAGCTGTTAAGAATGATTATGTGTTCATTCGTACTGTAGAGAATAAAATCACAGGAAATATCTCTATTGAAGAGTGGAGAGAGGAAGTTTCGCCCAAAGTTGGTGATTCTCTTGTTGTTTATTTTCTCAAAGAAAACTCGGGTGATTTCTATTTTACCACCTGTCTGTCTGGAGACAACCTAACAGAAGAACATATGGAGATGGCAACACAGTATGAAATTCCTGTTCTTGGCCAAATGCTTGTAGAAGCAAATGGTGGTTGGGATGTCAAACTAGGTAGTTTTTCTGCATTTGTACCCTTTAGCCAATTGGATGTTTCCTTAAAAGGTAAAAACATCGCAGGAAAACGAATTAAATTTGTGATTTCTGAAATTGGTAAAAAACAAAACAAAATTGTTTTATCTCAGAAGAAAATTGCTGATAAAGAAAGAGAAACAAAAAAACAACTGTTACGCGATGAGTTGAAAGTTGGGATCTTTGTTTCCTGCACAGTTAAAAGTATTCATAAATTTGGTCTGATTGTAGACATGGATGGGTTTGATGCTTTGGTTCCTCAATCCGAAGCAACTTATAAAAAAAATGCGGATCTCACCACGGAATTTCGTGTGGGAGAAACTCTTCGTGCTAAAATCCTGACTTTGGACTGGTCTACAAACAAAATCTCTCTCAGTGTAAAAGATTTTTTAAGTGATCCATGGTCTGGAAAACTACCTTTTAAAGAATCCGATATTATCACTGGAACCTTAGAATCGATCAAACCATTTGGCCTCTTCGTTAGGTTAGGTGATGATTTCTCTGGTCTTGTACCCAACAAAGAAACAGGAGTTCCTTCTCGCACCCCTTTGAATACGGTATTTAATCCTGGTCAAAAGTTAGAAGTTTTTGTTTTGGAAATCAATCCGGAAAAAAGACAAATTGCTTTGTCGATTTCAAAAGCAAACGAAGCCAAGGATCGGATGGAATACCAAGAATATATGTCCAAAGAAGAGGCTCCCGGTGCAGTATCTAGTTTTGGACTGGCCTTGCAGAAATCTTTGGAAAAAAAGAATAAAAAGTAA